A genomic segment from Juglans regia cultivar Chandler chromosome 14, Walnut 2.0, whole genome shotgun sequence encodes:
- the LOC109001708 gene encoding protein EMSY-LIKE 3-like isoform X2 — MEFELSDSSGTDDDLPPSHQNRFQRAGHTAGNGRSAVVGSAPLPRMHGDMETQIHQIEQEAYCSVLRAFKAQSDAITWDKESLITELRKELRVSDEEHRELLSRVNADDIIRRIREWRKARGPSSGMLNAAQPVHEPVPSPTVSASRKKQKTSQSVASLSLGAPSPAMHPSGQPSSSALRRGPPPPGSRSKKPKSYPSTGLTGRAQIGNRASSGAFATNEPAEPTTYDPLIGRKVWTRWPEDNHFYEAVITDYNRIEGRHALVYDINTTGETWEWVNLKEISPEDIRWEGEDPGVSHKIGHPGPGRGFKKSMARGGAVTGAGRGRGISKGQSKKEFSLSQNGIGKKAMGDIEIVHTDTLIKEVEKVFGASHPDPMEIEKAKKVLKEHEQALVDAIERLEDASDGESDGENPFSQGRSVDQEGWRKRQYDEIGERRVVEGSHEDKNG, encoded by the exons ATGGAATTCGAGCTATCTGATAGCAGTG GAACAGATGATGACCTTCCTCCTTCACATCAAAATAGATTCCAAAGAGCAGGCCACACAGCTGGAAATGGAAGATCTGCAGTTGTTGGTTCTGCTCCATTACCTAGGATGCACGGTGATATGGAAACCCAGATCCACCAGATTGAGCAAGAAGCATATTGTTCAGTCCTTCGGGCATTCAAAGCTCAATCTGATGCGATCACTTGG GACAAGGAAAGCTTAATTACAGAACTTAGAAAGGAGCTCAGAGTATCAGATGAGGAACACAGAGAGCTTCTATCCAGGGTTAATGCTGATGATATCATTAGGAGGATAAG GGAATGGAGGAAGGCAAGAGGGCCCTCATCTGGCATGCTCAATGCTGCTCAGCCTGTTCACGAGCCCGTACCTAGTCCCACAGTTTCAGCATCACGCAAGAAACAGAAAACATCACAATCTGTGGCTTCCTTGTCCCTTGGTGCACCATCTCCTGCGATGCATCCATCTGGGCAACCATCTTCATCAGCCTTGAGACGAGGTCCTCCTCCTCCAGGATCAAGAAGCAAGAAGCCAAAATCA TATCCTTCTACTGGTCTCACAGGAAGGGCCCAGATTGGTAATCGTGCTTCTTCAGGTGCCTTTGCGACCAATGAACCTGCTGAGCCCACAACCTATGATCCACTAATTGGAAGAAAAGTCTGGACAAGGTGGCCTGAAGATAACCACTTTTATGAGGCAGTAATAACTGACTACAACCGTATTGAG GGCCGACATGCCCTGGTGTATGATATTAATACAACAGGTGAAACTTGGGAGTGGGTCAATCTCAAAGAG ATATCGCCTGAAGATATCAGGTGGGAAGGTGAGGATCCTGGAGTTTCTCATAAGATTGGTCATCCTGGACCAGGCCGGGGGTTTAAGAAATCCATGGCACGTGGTGGTGCAGTTACCGGTGCAGGAAGAGGTAGAGGAATATCAAAGGGTCAGTCAAAGAAAGAGTTTTCCTTGTCACAAAATGGAATTGGGAAGAAGGCAATGGGTGATATTGAAATAGTTCATACAGATACTCTTATCAAGGAG GTGGAAAAAGTTTTTGGTGCCAGTCATCCTGATCCCATGGAAATCGAGAAAGCTAAAAAAGTGCTGAAA GAGCATGAACAAGCCCTGGTGGATGCAATTGAAAGGCTTGAAGATGCATCTGACGGTGAAAGTG ATGGAGAAAACCCATTCTCACAGGGGCGATCAGTGGATCAAGAAGGATGGAGGAAGCGGCAATACGATGAAATAGGCGAGCGTAGAGTAGTTGAAGGTTCACATGAGGATAAAAATGGCTAG
- the LOC109001710 gene encoding uncharacterized protein LOC109001710, whose translation MSNCTVESTTVETSDGVKLRTRLFKPLEEIKDDLVVVLVHPYSVLGGCQGLLKGIAAGLAEKGYRSVTFDMRGAGKSSGRASLTGFAEINDVIAVCKWVSENLSVGRILLVGSSAGAPISGTAADQIEQVVGYVSLGYPFGMIASILFGRHHNAILKSPKPKLFVMGTRDGFTSVKQLNNKLSSAAGRVETHLIEGVSHFQMEGPAYDAQMVNLILEFVASL comes from the exons ATGTCAAACTGTACTGTAGAGTCTACCACTGTTGAAACCAGCGATGGAGTCAAGCTCCGGACGAGGCTCTTCAAACCGTTGGAAGAAATTAAGGATGACTTGGTGGTTGTTCTTGTCCACCCATACTCAGTCCTTGGTGGTTGTCAAGGCCTCTTGAAAGGAATAGCAGCTGGGCTGGCTGAAAAAGGTTACAGATCGGTGACCTTTGACATGAGAGGTGCTGGGAAGTCAAGTGGAAGGGCTTCTCTCACTGGGTTTGCGGAAATCAATGATGTTATTGCTGTCTGCAAGTGGGTCTCTGAGAATCTCTCCGTTGGCAGGATTTTGTTGGTAGGCTCTTCTGCAG GAGCACCAATTTCAGGAACTGCAGCTGATCAGATTGAACAAGTTGTGGGCTATGTGAGTCTAGGGTACCCTTTTGGTATGATTGCCTCAATTCTTTTCGGGCGACACCATAACGCCATCCTGAAGTCCCCAAAGCCTAAACTATTTGTCATGGGAACGCGAGATGGGTTTACTAGCGTGAAGCAGCTGAACAACAAGTTGAGCTCTGCTGCAGGGCGTGTTGAAACACATTTGATAGAAGGGGTAAGCCATTTCCAAATGGAAGGGCCTGCTTATGATGCGCAGATGGTGAATCTTATTCTTGAATTTGTTGCTTCATTGTAG
- the LOC109001708 gene encoding protein EMSY-LIKE 3-like isoform X1 has translation MEFELSDSSGTDDDLPPSHQNRFQRAGHTAGNGRSAVVGSAPLPRMHGDMETQIHQIEQEAYCSVLRAFKAQSDAITWDKESLITELRKELRVSDEEHRELLSRVNADDIIRRIREWRKARGPSSGMLNAAQPVHEPVPSPTVSASRKKQKTSQSVASLSLGAPSPAMHPSGQPSSSALRRGPPPPGSRSKKPKSYPSTGLTGRAQIGNRASSGAFATNEPAEPTTYDPLIGRKVWTRWPEDNHFYEAVITDYNRIEGRHALVYDINTTGETWEWVNLKEISPEDIRWEGEDPGVSHKIGHPGPGRGFKKSMARGGAVTGAGRGRGISKGQSKKEFSLSQNGIGKKAMGDIEIVHTDTLIKEVEKVFGASHPDPMEIEKAKKVLKEHEQALVDAIERLEDASDGESADGENPFSQGRSVDQEGWRKRQYDEIGERRVVEGSHEDKNG, from the exons ATGGAATTCGAGCTATCTGATAGCAGTG GAACAGATGATGACCTTCCTCCTTCACATCAAAATAGATTCCAAAGAGCAGGCCACACAGCTGGAAATGGAAGATCTGCAGTTGTTGGTTCTGCTCCATTACCTAGGATGCACGGTGATATGGAAACCCAGATCCACCAGATTGAGCAAGAAGCATATTGTTCAGTCCTTCGGGCATTCAAAGCTCAATCTGATGCGATCACTTGG GACAAGGAAAGCTTAATTACAGAACTTAGAAAGGAGCTCAGAGTATCAGATGAGGAACACAGAGAGCTTCTATCCAGGGTTAATGCTGATGATATCATTAGGAGGATAAG GGAATGGAGGAAGGCAAGAGGGCCCTCATCTGGCATGCTCAATGCTGCTCAGCCTGTTCACGAGCCCGTACCTAGTCCCACAGTTTCAGCATCACGCAAGAAACAGAAAACATCACAATCTGTGGCTTCCTTGTCCCTTGGTGCACCATCTCCTGCGATGCATCCATCTGGGCAACCATCTTCATCAGCCTTGAGACGAGGTCCTCCTCCTCCAGGATCAAGAAGCAAGAAGCCAAAATCA TATCCTTCTACTGGTCTCACAGGAAGGGCCCAGATTGGTAATCGTGCTTCTTCAGGTGCCTTTGCGACCAATGAACCTGCTGAGCCCACAACCTATGATCCACTAATTGGAAGAAAAGTCTGGACAAGGTGGCCTGAAGATAACCACTTTTATGAGGCAGTAATAACTGACTACAACCGTATTGAG GGCCGACATGCCCTGGTGTATGATATTAATACAACAGGTGAAACTTGGGAGTGGGTCAATCTCAAAGAG ATATCGCCTGAAGATATCAGGTGGGAAGGTGAGGATCCTGGAGTTTCTCATAAGATTGGTCATCCTGGACCAGGCCGGGGGTTTAAGAAATCCATGGCACGTGGTGGTGCAGTTACCGGTGCAGGAAGAGGTAGAGGAATATCAAAGGGTCAGTCAAAGAAAGAGTTTTCCTTGTCACAAAATGGAATTGGGAAGAAGGCAATGGGTGATATTGAAATAGTTCATACAGATACTCTTATCAAGGAG GTGGAAAAAGTTTTTGGTGCCAGTCATCCTGATCCCATGGAAATCGAGAAAGCTAAAAAAGTGCTGAAA GAGCATGAACAAGCCCTGGTGGATGCAATTGAAAGGCTTGAAGATGCATCTGACGGTGAAAGTG CAGATGGAGAAAACCCATTCTCACAGGGGCGATCAGTGGATCAAGAAGGATGGAGGAAGCGGCAATACGATGAAATAGGCGAGCGTAGAGTAGTTGAAGGTTCACATGAGGATAAAAATGGCTAG
- the LOC109001708 gene encoding protein EMSY-LIKE 3-like isoform X3, whose translation MEFELSDSSGTDDDLPPSHQNRFQRAGHTAGNGRSAVVGSAPLPRMHGDMETQIHQIEQEAYCSVLRAFKAQSDAITWDKESLITELRKELRVSDEEHRELLSRVNADDIIRRIREWRKARGPSSGMLNAAQPVHEPVPSPTVSASRKKQKTSQSVASLSLGAPSPAMHPSGQPSSSALRRGPPPPGSRSKKPKSYPSTGLTGRAQIGNRASSGAFATNEPAEPTTYDPLIGRKVWTRWPEDNHFYEAVITDYNRIEISPEDIRWEGEDPGVSHKIGHPGPGRGFKKSMARGGAVTGAGRGRGISKGQSKKEFSLSQNGIGKKAMGDIEIVHTDTLIKEVEKVFGASHPDPMEIEKAKKVLKEHEQALVDAIERLEDASDGESADGENPFSQGRSVDQEGWRKRQYDEIGERRVVEGSHEDKNG comes from the exons ATGGAATTCGAGCTATCTGATAGCAGTG GAACAGATGATGACCTTCCTCCTTCACATCAAAATAGATTCCAAAGAGCAGGCCACACAGCTGGAAATGGAAGATCTGCAGTTGTTGGTTCTGCTCCATTACCTAGGATGCACGGTGATATGGAAACCCAGATCCACCAGATTGAGCAAGAAGCATATTGTTCAGTCCTTCGGGCATTCAAAGCTCAATCTGATGCGATCACTTGG GACAAGGAAAGCTTAATTACAGAACTTAGAAAGGAGCTCAGAGTATCAGATGAGGAACACAGAGAGCTTCTATCCAGGGTTAATGCTGATGATATCATTAGGAGGATAAG GGAATGGAGGAAGGCAAGAGGGCCCTCATCTGGCATGCTCAATGCTGCTCAGCCTGTTCACGAGCCCGTACCTAGTCCCACAGTTTCAGCATCACGCAAGAAACAGAAAACATCACAATCTGTGGCTTCCTTGTCCCTTGGTGCACCATCTCCTGCGATGCATCCATCTGGGCAACCATCTTCATCAGCCTTGAGACGAGGTCCTCCTCCTCCAGGATCAAGAAGCAAGAAGCCAAAATCA TATCCTTCTACTGGTCTCACAGGAAGGGCCCAGATTGGTAATCGTGCTTCTTCAGGTGCCTTTGCGACCAATGAACCTGCTGAGCCCACAACCTATGATCCACTAATTGGAAGAAAAGTCTGGACAAGGTGGCCTGAAGATAACCACTTTTATGAGGCAGTAATAACTGACTACAACCGTATTGAG ATATCGCCTGAAGATATCAGGTGGGAAGGTGAGGATCCTGGAGTTTCTCATAAGATTGGTCATCCTGGACCAGGCCGGGGGTTTAAGAAATCCATGGCACGTGGTGGTGCAGTTACCGGTGCAGGAAGAGGTAGAGGAATATCAAAGGGTCAGTCAAAGAAAGAGTTTTCCTTGTCACAAAATGGAATTGGGAAGAAGGCAATGGGTGATATTGAAATAGTTCATACAGATACTCTTATCAAGGAG GTGGAAAAAGTTTTTGGTGCCAGTCATCCTGATCCCATGGAAATCGAGAAAGCTAAAAAAGTGCTGAAA GAGCATGAACAAGCCCTGGTGGATGCAATTGAAAGGCTTGAAGATGCATCTGACGGTGAAAGTG CAGATGGAGAAAACCCATTCTCACAGGGGCGATCAGTGGATCAAGAAGGATGGAGGAAGCGGCAATACGATGAAATAGGCGAGCGTAGAGTAGTTGAAGGTTCACATGAGGATAAAAATGGCTAG